The sequence GGGCTTCGGCGACCCCAAGGCGGACCCGCAACGCGCCGCGTTGCTGTCCAAGCTGCGGGCCATGGCCGTGCGCCGGGAACTGGCCAAGGGCGGGGTGAGCCTGCGCGAGGTCACAGGGCTTGGCGATGAACTGCCGGTGGCGGCCAACACGGCCGAGGAAGGCCGCATCCGCAATCGGCGGGTGGAAGTCTGGGTGTATTGAGAAGCCTGTAGGATGGGTTTCGCTGCGCTCAACCCATCCTACGGCATCAAGGCCCCGCTCCCTTCCGGAGCGGGGCCTTGCCGCATCAGAAGTCGAAGCGCGTGGTCAGCATGAAGTTGCGCGGATCGCCGTAGAAACCACCGTTGTAGAAGCCCAGGTTGCTGAAGTATTTCTCGTCGGTGAGGTTGTTGCCGTTGAGGGTGACCGATACCTGCTCGGTGACCTGGTACCTGGCCATGGCATCCAGCACCCAGTAGCTGCCCTGGGTGTAGCGCTGGGGATTGGTGTCGGTCCAGATCTTGCTCTGCCAGCTGGAGGAGCCGCCGACGGTCAGCTTGTTGAACTGCCCCGGCAGGCGGTAGCTGGTGGACAGGCGGAACATGTCTTCCGGCTCGGTGGTGGAGATCTTGTTGTCGTCACCATCGCGGGTAATGCGATGGGTGTAGCCACCCTGCACCTGCCAGTCCGGCATCAGCTCGCCGGCGACTTCCAGTTCGAAGCCCTTGGTCTTGGCGCCCTGTACCGCGCGGAACACGCTCCTGTTGGTGACCGGATCGATGATGCCGGTGTCCACTGCCAGGTTGTCCTGGCGCACCTCGAACAGCGCCGCGCTGGCGTTCAGGCGGCCGTCGAAGAACTCGCCCTTCAGGCCCAGTTCGTAGGCATCGCCCTCTTCCGGCTCGATGGCCTTGCCGCTGGCATCCTGCTCGCTCTCGTGGGGCTTGAAGATGCTGGTGTAGCTGGCATAGACCGAGTAGGTGTCGTTCAGGTCGTAGACCACGCCAGCGTAGGGCACCACCACGCCGTTTTCCTGCATGTCCTGGAGCTTGGCGCGCTGCCCGCTGGCGACGTTGGTGCCGGTGCTGTCCAGGTCCCAGTTGGAGACGCGGCTGCCGAGGATGATCGACAGGTCGTCGGTGGGCTTGAAGCGGCCGGTCAGGTAGGCCGCGGATTCCTTCACCTCGGTCTTCACCTTGGATTGCGGAGCGCCCCAGTCGGGCTCGGGGAAATCGCCGGTCCAGCCATTGATGGTCGGCACCGGATCGAAGAAGAACGGCCAGTTGGTTTCGTCCGCCTCGACATCGCGATGGGACACACCCACCACCAGTTCATGCTCGCGGCCGAGCATCTGGAAGGGGCCGCTGGCATAGAGGTCGTAGGCGTTCTGGGTGGTTTCGTAGCGGTACTTGCCGCGCCAGATGAACATGCCGCTGCCATCCACCGGGTTCGGGTTGCCGCTGGCGGCCGAACCCAGGGTGATGGGGGAATCGGTCTTGGTGTGGTTGATCGAGCCCTTCACCGTCCAGTCGTTGGCCAGGCGCTGTTCCAGGGTCACGAAGGCGTTGTCGGTGGTGTTGTCCCACTGGCTCCACTTGGTGCCCGGGTTGAACGAGCGGGACAGAAGGAACTTGTTGCCGTTGCTGTCGAACAGCGGGGTCGACGGGCCCCAGGAGGAACCGTCGGGACGGTTGGTCTGGCGGCTCAGGCCGGCGCTCAGCAGGGTGTCCTCGGTGATGTCGGTTTCCAGGATGCCGTAGAACACCTGCTTGGTTTCGGAGAGGTGGTCCATGAAGGACTGGCCGTCCTCGTAGGCGGTGACGAAGCGGCCACGCACATTGCCTTCCGGGGTCAGCGAACCGCCGATGTCGAATTCGCTGCGGTAGGTATCCCAGCTGCCGGCACCGGCGGAGATATAGCCGGAGAGTTCCTTGGTCGGACGCTTGCGCACCAGGTTGACGGTGGC is a genomic window of Pseudomonas resinovorans NBRC 106553 containing:
- a CDS encoding TonB-dependent siderophore receptor: MQQRNAFNAVQTAGDAMTARLKRHPLSVAILGVTLALQAGAVLAEEQESGNGTLELTATAIVDNRLGETTEGTGSYTTGATRTATRLSLSPRETPQSVSVITRQQMDDQGLTSLGDVLSRTPGITVNKLDSSRASFKARGFEIDNFQIDGIPAAFRFGNGIDQADMVIYDRVEVLRGATGLLSGFGSPAATVNLVRKRPTKELSGYISAGAGSWDTYRSEFDIGGSLTPEGNVRGRFVTAYEDGQSFMDHLSETKQVFYGILETDITEDTLLSAGLSRQTNRPDGSSWGPSTPLFDSNGNKFLLSRSFNPGTKWSQWDNTTDNAFVTLEQRLANDWTVKGSINHTKTDSPITLGSAASGNPNPVDGSGMFIWRGKYRYETTQNAYDLYASGPFQMLGREHELVVGVSHRDVEADETNWPFFFDPVPTINGWTGDFPEPDWGAPQSKVKTEVKESAAYLTGRFKPTDDLSIILGSRVSNWDLDSTGTNVASGQRAKLQDMQENGVVVPYAGVVYDLNDTYSVYASYTSIFKPHESEQDASGKAIEPEEGDAYELGLKGEFFDGRLNASAALFEVRQDNLAVDTGIIDPVTNRSVFRAVQGAKTKGFELEVAGELMPDWQVQGGYTHRITRDGDDNKISTTEPEDMFRLSTSYRLPGQFNKLTVGGSSSWQSKIWTDTNPQRYTQGSYWVLDAMARYQVTEQVSVTLNGNNLTDEKYFSNLGFYNGGFYGDPRNFMLTTRFDF